Proteins from one Pseudomonas grandcourensis genomic window:
- a CDS encoding DUF4870 domain-containing protein, giving the protein MSDEQLPLPTPSQEVRQWAMFCHLSALLGIWIPFGTIIGPLILWQMKREMDPFIDAQGKEALNFQITVAIASAICFLLMVVIIGFFLFGLIAIGALVLTIIAGVKANEGQPYRYPFTWRLIK; this is encoded by the coding sequence ATGAGTGACGAGCAACTGCCGCTGCCCACGCCGAGCCAGGAGGTGCGCCAGTGGGCCATGTTTTGCCACTTGTCCGCCTTGCTGGGGATCTGGATTCCGTTTGGCACGATCATCGGCCCGCTGATTCTCTGGCAGATGAAGCGCGAGATGGACCCGTTCATTGATGCTCAGGGCAAGGAGGCGCTGAACTTCCAGATCACCGTCGCCATCGCCTCGGCTATCTGCTTCCTGCTGATGGTGGTGATTATCGGGTTCTTCCTGTTTGGCCTGATCGCGATCGGTGCGCTGGTGCTGACGATCATTGCTGGGGTGAAGGCCAATGAAGGGCAGCCT
- the rph gene encoding ribonuclease PH — protein sequence MIRPSGRAADQLRSIRITRNYTKHAEGSVLVEFGDTKVICTVSVEPGVPRFLKGQGQGWLTAEYGMLPRATGERNQREASRGKQGGRTLEIQRLIGRSLRAALDMSKLGDVTLYVDCDVIQADGGTRTASITGSMVALIDALKVIKKRGGLKGGDPVKQMIAAVSVGMYKGEPVLDLDYLEDSAAETDLNVVMTSAGGFIEVQGTAEGAPFQPEELNAMLELAKKGMNEIFELQKAALAD from the coding sequence ATGATACGTCCAAGTGGTCGCGCTGCCGATCAGCTCCGCTCGATCCGCATCACCCGCAACTACACCAAACACGCCGAGGGTTCTGTGCTGGTCGAGTTCGGCGATACCAAGGTCATCTGCACCGTCAGCGTTGAACCGGGCGTACCGCGTTTCCTGAAAGGCCAGGGCCAGGGTTGGCTGACCGCCGAGTACGGCATGCTGCCGCGCGCTACCGGCGAGCGTAACCAACGTGAAGCCAGCCGTGGCAAGCAAGGCGGCCGCACTCTGGAAATCCAGCGTCTGATCGGTCGTTCCCTGCGCGCAGCGCTGGACATGTCCAAGCTGGGCGACGTCACCCTGTACGTCGACTGCGACGTGATCCAGGCTGACGGTGGCACCCGCACCGCGTCGATCACCGGTTCAATGGTTGCGCTGATCGATGCCTTGAAAGTGATCAAGAAGCGTGGGGGCCTGAAGGGCGGCGACCCGGTCAAGCAGATGATCGCTGCGGTTTCCGTGGGCATGTACAAGGGCGAGCCTGTGCTCGACCTCGATTACCTGGAAGACTCGGCCGCCGAGACCGACCTGAACGTGGTAATGACCAGCGCTGGCGGCTTCATCGAGGTCCAGGGTACTGCCGAAGGCGCGCCGTTCCAGCCTGAAGAGTTGAACGCCATGCTCGAACTGGCCAAGAAAGGCATGAACGAGATCTTCGAACTGCAAAAGGCCGCACTGGCCGACTGA
- a CDS encoding YicC/YloC family endoribonuclease, which produces MVHSMTAFARVENAGVQGTLSWELRSVNSRYLEPHLRLPESFRDLEGAVREALRQGVSRGKLECTLRFTEENTGKALQIDQERAAQLVAAAETIASLIKNPAALNPLEVLAWPGVLVGDATDPQALNAEALALFNQGLKELKAGREREGAELARLINERLSSIEEDVVTLRELVPQMLATQRQKVLDRFADMKAEMDPQRLEQEMVMLAQKSDVAEELDRLSTHIIEVRRVLKSGGAAGRRLDFLMQELNREANTLGSKAFDPRSTQAAVNLKVLIEQMREQVQNIE; this is translated from the coding sequence ATGGTGCACAGCATGACCGCCTTCGCCCGCGTCGAGAATGCCGGCGTCCAGGGCACCCTGAGCTGGGAATTGCGCTCGGTCAACAGCCGCTACCTGGAACCGCACCTGCGTCTGCCGGAGTCCTTTCGCGACCTCGAGGGTGCTGTTCGTGAGGCCCTGCGCCAGGGCGTATCCCGGGGCAAGCTCGAATGCACCCTGCGCTTCACCGAAGAGAACACCGGCAAGGCGCTGCAAATCGATCAGGAGCGCGCCGCACAACTGGTCGCCGCCGCCGAGACCATCGCCAGCCTGATCAAGAACCCGGCAGCGCTGAACCCGCTGGAAGTCCTGGCCTGGCCCGGCGTACTGGTAGGCGACGCCACCGACCCGCAAGCCTTGAACGCCGAAGCGCTGGCACTGTTCAATCAGGGCCTCAAGGAACTGAAGGCCGGCCGCGAGCGCGAAGGCGCGGAGCTGGCGCGGCTGATCAACGAGCGCCTGAGCTCCATCGAAGAAGACGTGGTGACCTTGCGCGAACTGGTCCCGCAAATGCTCGCCACCCAGCGCCAGAAAGTCCTTGATCGCTTCGCCGACATGAAGGCCGAGATGGACCCGCAGCGCCTGGAGCAGGAAATGGTCATGCTCGCGCAAAAAAGCGACGTTGCCGAAGAACTGGATCGCCTGAGCACTCACATCATCGAAGTTCGCCGGGTTCTCAAATCCGGTGGCGCCGCCGGTCGGCGCCTGGACTTCCTGATGCAGGAACTCAACCGCGAAGCCAATACACTGGGCTCCAAAGCCTTCGACCCGCGCAGCACCCAGGCTGCGGTCAACCTCAAGGTGTTGATCGAGCAGATGCGCGAACAAGTGCAGAATATTGAGTAA
- the gmk gene encoding guanylate kinase, with product MTHSTGTLYIISAPSGAGKSSLVKALTDANPEIRVSVSHTTRAMRPGEVNGVNYHFVDRSEFVKMIEHGDFLERAEVFGNLYGTSQSHLQQTLDEGHDLILEIDWQGAEQVRKLMPQARSIFILPPSLQALHQRLTNRGQDSDEVIDGRMREAVSEMSHYVDYDYLIINDDFAHALHDLKAIFRANQLIQKRQQQRHGKLLAELLG from the coding sequence ATGACACACAGCACCGGCACCCTGTACATCATTTCCGCCCCTTCGGGTGCGGGCAAGAGCAGCCTGGTCAAGGCCCTGACCGACGCCAATCCGGAGATCCGCGTCTCGGTCTCCCACACCACCCGCGCCATGCGCCCCGGTGAAGTGAATGGCGTGAACTATCACTTCGTCGACCGCAGCGAATTCGTGAAGATGATCGAGCACGGGGATTTCCTCGAGCGCGCCGAAGTGTTCGGCAATCTCTACGGCACTTCGCAAAGCCACCTGCAGCAGACCCTGGACGAAGGCCACGACCTGATTCTGGAAATCGACTGGCAAGGTGCCGAGCAAGTGCGCAAGCTGATGCCGCAGGCCCGTTCGATCTTCATTCTGCCGCCGTCATTGCAGGCCCTGCACCAGCGCCTGACCAATCGCGGCCAGGACAGTGACGAAGTCATTGACGGCCGGATGCGCGAAGCCGTCAGCGAAATGAGCCACTACGTCGACTACGACTACCTGATCATCAACGACGATTTCGCCCACGCGCTGCACGATCTGAAGGCGATTTTCCGCGCCAATCAGCTGATTCAGAAGCGTCAGCAGCAGCGTCACGGCAAATTACTGGCTGAATTGCTCGGTTAA
- the rpoZ gene encoding DNA-directed RNA polymerase subunit omega, with translation MARVTVEDCLEHVDNRFELVMLSTKRARQLATGGKEPKVAWENDKPTVVALREIAEGLIDYAAIAEAEIVEDEPLFAAFEDESNEAV, from the coding sequence ATGGCCCGCGTAACCGTTGAAGACTGCCTAGAACACGTGGATAACCGCTTTGAGCTGGTCATGCTCTCTACCAAGCGTGCCCGTCAACTGGCCACCGGCGGCAAAGAGCCGAAAGTAGCATGGGAAAACGACAAGCCTACCGTCGTCGCCCTGCGTGAAATCGCTGAAGGCCTGATCGACTACGCAGCTATCGCTGAAGCCGAAATCGTTGAAGATGAACCGCTTTTTGCTGCATTCGAGGACGAGTCCAACGAGGCCGTCTAA
- the spoT gene encoding bifunctional GTP diphosphokinase/guanosine-3',5'-bis pyrophosphate 3'-pyrophosphohydrolase produces the protein MPSIDALADRLSTYLGKDQVNLVRRAYFYAEQAHDGQRRRSGEAYVTHPLAVANILADMHMDHQSLMAAMLHDVIEDTGIAKEALQAQFGETVAELVDGVSKLTQMNFETKAEAQAENFQKMAMAMARDIRVILVKLADRLHNMRTLEVLSGEKRRRIAKETLEIYAPIANRLGMHAIRIEFEDLGFKAMHPMRSARINQAVKRARGNRKEIVNKIEESLSHCLAIDGIQGEVSGRQKHLYGIYKKMRGKRRAFNEIMDVYAFRIIVDKVDTCYRVLGAVHNLYKPLPGRFKDYIAIPKANGYQSLHTTLFGMHGVPIEIQIRTREMEEMANNGIAAHWLYKSSGDEQPKGTHARARQWVKGVLEMQQRAGNSLEFIESVKIDLFPDEVYVFTPKGRIMELPKGSTAVDFAYAVHTDVGNSCIACRINRRLAPLSEPLQSGSTVEIVSAPGARPNPAWLNFVVTGKARTHIRHALKLQRRSESISLGERLLNKVLNGFDSSLEKIPAERVKAMLVEYRLELIEDLLEDIGLGNRMAYVVARRLLGEGEQLPSPEGPLAIRGTEGLVLSYAKCCTPIPGDPIVGHLSAGKGMVVHLDNCRNISEIRHNPEKCIQLSWAKDVTGEFNVELRVELEHQRGLIALLASSVNAADGNIEKISMDERDGRISVVQLVVSVHDRVHLARVIKKLRALTGVIRITRMRA, from the coding sequence ATGCCGAGCATAGACGCCCTCGCCGATCGCTTATCGACCTACCTCGGCAAGGACCAGGTCAATCTGGTCCGCCGAGCGTATTTCTACGCCGAACAAGCCCACGACGGCCAACGCCGCCGTAGCGGCGAGGCGTACGTCACGCACCCACTCGCGGTTGCGAATATTCTTGCCGACATGCACATGGACCATCAGAGTCTGATGGCCGCGATGCTGCATGACGTGATCGAAGATACCGGTATTGCCAAAGAGGCGCTGCAAGCGCAATTCGGTGAAACCGTGGCCGAACTGGTCGACGGGGTCAGCAAACTGACCCAGATGAACTTCGAGACCAAGGCCGAAGCCCAAGCCGAAAACTTCCAGAAAATGGCCATGGCCATGGCCCGCGACATTCGCGTGATCCTGGTCAAGCTGGCCGACCGCCTGCACAACATGCGCACGCTGGAGGTGCTGTCCGGCGAAAAACGCCGGCGCATAGCCAAGGAAACCCTGGAAATCTATGCGCCCATCGCCAATCGGCTGGGCATGCACGCCATCCGCATAGAGTTCGAAGACCTCGGCTTCAAGGCCATGCACCCGATGCGTTCCGCGCGGATCAACCAGGCGGTCAAACGCGCCCGGGGCAACCGCAAGGAAATCGTCAACAAGATCGAAGAGTCCCTCAGCCACTGCCTGGCCATCGACGGCATTCAGGGCGAGGTCAGCGGTCGTCAGAAACACCTCTACGGCATCTACAAGAAAATGCGCGGCAAGCGTCGGGCCTTCAACGAGATCATGGACGTCTACGCGTTCCGGATCATCGTCGACAAGGTCGACACCTGCTACCGCGTGTTGGGTGCTGTACATAATTTGTACAAACCGTTGCCAGGGCGCTTCAAGGATTACATCGCGATCCCCAAGGCCAACGGCTATCAGTCGTTGCACACCACGCTGTTCGGCATGCACGGTGTTCCGATCGAGATCCAGATCCGCACCCGTGAAATGGAAGAGATGGCCAACAACGGCATCGCCGCCCATTGGCTGTACAAGTCCAGCGGCGACGAACAGCCCAAAGGCACCCATGCCCGCGCCCGCCAGTGGGTCAAGGGCGTGCTGGAAATGCAGCAACGCGCCGGCAACTCGCTGGAGTTCATCGAAAGCGTGAAGATCGACCTGTTCCCGGACGAGGTCTACGTGTTCACGCCCAAAGGCCGGATCATGGAGCTGCCCAAGGGCTCCACGGCGGTCGACTTCGCTTACGCGGTGCACACCGACGTCGGCAACAGCTGTATCGCCTGCCGGATCAACCGTCGTCTCGCGCCACTGTCCGAACCGCTGCAAAGCGGCTCCACGGTCGAGATCGTCAGCGCCCCCGGCGCACGGCCGAACCCGGCCTGGCTCAACTTCGTGGTCACCGGCAAGGCGCGTACGCACATCCGCCATGCGCTGAAACTGCAACGCCGCTCCGAATCCATCAGCCTGGGCGAACGCCTGCTGAACAAGGTCCTCAACGGTTTCGACAGCTCGCTGGAGAAAATCCCGGCCGAGCGCGTCAAGGCCATGCTCGTCGAGTACCGCCTCGAACTGATCGAAGACCTGCTGGAAGACATCGGCCTGGGCAATCGCATGGCCTATGTAGTGGCCCGCCGGTTGCTGGGCGAAGGCGAACAGCTGCCAAGCCCTGAAGGCCCGCTGGCGATTCGCGGCACCGAAGGCCTGGTACTCAGCTACGCCAAGTGTTGCACGCCGATCCCGGGCGACCCGATTGTCGGCCACCTGTCCGCCGGCAAAGGCATGGTCGTGCACCTGGACAACTGCCGCAATATCAGCGAAATCCGCCACAACCCGGAAAAATGCATCCAGCTCTCGTGGGCCAAGGACGTTACCGGCGAATTCAACGTCGAGCTGCGCGTCGAGCTGGAACACCAGCGCGGCCTGATCGCCCTGCTGGCCAGCAGCGTCAACGCAGCCGACGGCAACATCGAGAAAATCAGCATGGACGAACGCGATGGTCGCATCAGCGTGGTCCAGTTGGTGGTCAGCGTGCACGACCGCGTGCACCTGGCCCGCGTGATCAAGAAACTGCGCGCCTTGACCGGGGTGATCCGCATCACCCGCATGCGCGCCTAA
- a CDS encoding RidA family protein yields MTKTVITSDKAPAAIGTYSQAIKAGNTVYMSGQIPLDPKTMELVEGFEAQTVQVFENLKAVAEAAGGSFKDIVKLNIFLTDLSHFAKVNEIMGKYFDQPYPARAAIGVAALPKGSQVEMDAILVIE; encoded by the coding sequence ATGACCAAGACTGTTATCACCAGCGACAAGGCCCCGGCCGCCATCGGTACTTACTCCCAGGCGATCAAGGCTGGCAACACCGTTTACATGTCGGGTCAGATTCCCCTGGACCCAAAAACCATGGAACTGGTTGAAGGCTTCGAAGCCCAGACCGTCCAGGTGTTCGAGAACCTCAAGGCCGTGGCTGAAGCCGCTGGTGGTTCGTTCAAGGACATCGTCAAGCTGAACATCTTCCTCACCGACCTGAGCCACTTCGCCAAGGTCAACGAGATCATGGGCAAGTATTTCGACCAGCCTTACCCTGCCCGCGCCGCCATCGGCGTAGCAGCCCTGCCAAAGGGCTCGCAGGTTGAAATGGATGCCATCCTGGTCATCGAGTAA
- a CDS encoding SDR family oxidoreductase — MSAPTVLIAGCGDVGSRLATQLLAAGWEVHGLRRDVSRLPKGVIGVAGDLFNKDCPATWPIGAVDYLVYCAAATDHDEAGYRAAYVQGLEHVLEWLDDYGQVPNRLLFVSSSSVYGQQNGEWVDEASPAVAAGYSGRVMLEAEQLALKSGIPASIVRLTGIYGPGREWLLTQVRRGYRVVTDPPLYANRIHADDAAGLMACLLEADRRGVALDDVYIGVDDAPAALADVVGWLREYLGVTEWADDDSVRRTGSKRCSNARAKALGWAPKYPSFREGYAAIIDGRC; from the coding sequence ATGTCTGCGCCTACTGTTTTGATCGCCGGTTGTGGTGATGTCGGCAGCCGCCTCGCCACGCAATTGCTGGCGGCGGGGTGGGAGGTCCATGGTCTGCGACGCGACGTTTCACGCCTGCCCAAGGGCGTCATCGGCGTGGCCGGTGACCTGTTCAACAAAGATTGCCCGGCTACCTGGCCAATCGGCGCAGTGGATTACCTGGTGTATTGCGCGGCGGCCACCGATCACGACGAAGCCGGTTACCGCGCTGCGTATGTCCAGGGCCTGGAGCACGTGCTGGAGTGGCTGGACGACTACGGGCAGGTGCCCAATCGCCTGTTGTTCGTTTCCAGCAGCAGTGTCTACGGTCAGCAGAATGGCGAATGGGTCGACGAGGCTTCACCGGCCGTGGCGGCGGGCTATTCCGGGCGAGTGATGCTCGAAGCTGAGCAACTTGCCCTCAAGAGCGGCATTCCGGCGAGCATCGTGCGTCTGACCGGCATTTATGGCCCGGGCCGTGAGTGGCTGTTGACTCAGGTTCGTCGGGGGTATCGCGTGGTAACTGATCCGCCGTTGTATGCCAATCGGATTCATGCCGACGACGCCGCAGGATTGATGGCGTGCCTGCTTGAGGCGGATCGGCGTGGCGTGGCGCTGGATGATGTCTACATCGGCGTCGATGACGCGCCGGCAGCGCTGGCCGATGTGGTGGGCTGGTTGCGTGAGTATCTGGGTGTGACCGAATGGGCCGATGACGACAGCGTACGTCGCACTGGCAGCAAGCGCTGCAGCAATGCGCGGGCCAAGGCGTTGGGCTGGGCGCCGAAGTACCCGAGTTTTCGCGAGGGGTATGCGGCGATCATTGACGGGCGCTGCTAA
- the exbB gene encoding tonB-system energizer ExbB produces the protein MTRNQFSASPTKRPRAWSAVAALLLGLMLAPVAAFADVQAPATPAATAPAPADHAAPAVAPVATDPAQAAPAETLGEDVPEVLEADNTLGMAHDLSPWGMYKNADIIVKIVMIGLAIASIITWTIWIAKGLELMGAKRRLRGEIAQLKKSASLKEASATAAKEGTLANLLVHDALEEMRLSVNSREKEGIKERVSFRLERLVAACGRNMSSGTGVLATIGSTAPFVGLFGTVWGIMNSFIGIAKTQTTNLAVVAPGIAEALLATALGLVAAIPAVVIYNVFARSIAGYKAQVSDASAQVLLLVSRDLDHQPERSSQPHMVKVG, from the coding sequence ATGACACGCAATCAATTCTCCGCTTCGCCAACCAAACGACCTCGCGCCTGGAGCGCGGTGGCCGCCCTGCTCCTCGGCCTGATGCTCGCGCCAGTCGCCGCATTCGCCGATGTCCAGGCGCCAGCCACACCGGCCGCCACCGCGCCGGCTCCGGCCGATCACGCCGCCCCGGCCGTTGCTCCGGTCGCGACCGATCCTGCCCAGGCCGCACCGGCAGAAACGCTGGGTGAAGACGTCCCTGAAGTCCTCGAAGCCGACAACACCCTGGGCATGGCCCATGACCTGTCGCCGTGGGGCATGTACAAGAATGCCGACATCATCGTGAAAATCGTGATGATCGGCCTGGCCATCGCCTCGATCATCACCTGGACCATCTGGATCGCCAAGGGTCTTGAGCTGATGGGCGCCAAGCGTCGCCTGCGCGGTGAAATCGCCCAACTGAAAAAATCCGCCTCCCTCAAGGAAGCCAGCGCCACCGCGGCGAAGGAAGGCACCCTGGCCAACCTGCTGGTACATGACGCCCTCGAAGAGATGCGCCTGTCGGTCAACAGCCGTGAGAAAGAAGGCATCAAGGAACGCGTCAGCTTCCGTCTTGAGCGCCTGGTCGCGGCCTGCGGTCGCAACATGAGCAGCGGCACCGGCGTGCTGGCCACCATCGGTTCCACCGCGCCGTTCGTCGGCTTGTTCGGTACCGTGTGGGGCATCATGAACAGCTTCATCGGCATCGCCAAGACCCAGACCACCAACCTCGCCGTCGTCGCCCCCGGTATCGCCGAAGCCCTGCTGGCTACCGCGCTGGGTCTGGTTGCAGCGATCCCTGCGGTCGTGATCTACAACGTCTTTGCCCGCTCCATCGCCGGTTACAAGGCCCAGGTGTCCGACGCGTCGGCACAGGTCCTGCTGCTGGTCAGCCGCGACCTCGACCACCAGCCTGAGCGCAGCTCGCAACCGCACATGGTGAAAGTGGGGTAA
- the exbD gene encoding TonB system transport protein ExbD encodes MGLHLKEGADDDLSENHEINVTPFIDVMLVLLIIFMVAAPLATVDIKVDLPASTAKPAPRPEKPVFLSVKADQRLFLGEDEVKAEALGATLDARTQGKKDTTIFFQADKGVDYGDLMSVMDNLRSAGYLKVGLVGLESAAKK; translated from the coding sequence ATGGGCCTGCATTTGAAAGAAGGGGCAGACGACGATCTGTCCGAAAACCACGAAATCAACGTTACGCCGTTCATCGACGTGATGTTGGTGCTGTTGATCATCTTCATGGTGGCAGCCCCGCTGGCCACCGTGGACATCAAGGTCGACCTGCCCGCCTCGACCGCCAAGCCGGCGCCGCGGCCAGAGAAACCGGTGTTCCTCAGCGTCAAGGCTGACCAGCGCCTGTTCCTCGGCGAAGACGAAGTGAAGGCCGAAGCACTCGGCGCCACCCTCGACGCCAGGACCCAGGGCAAGAAAGACACGACAATCTTCTTCCAGGCTGACAAAGGCGTGGATTACGGCGACCTGATGAGCGTGATGGACAACCTGCGCTCTGCCGGTTACCTGAAGGTAGGTCTGGTCGGTCTCGAGTCGGCAGCCAAGAAATGA
- a CDS encoding energy transducer TonB: MITTRHKLTRYGGSLAVVLGVHALAIALALNWSARPPIELPPQAMLVELAPVPAPPPPAPPKVVTPPQPPTPVEELPIPKLAEAPKAEIAVPKPVKPKPKPQPPKPVEKKPEPPKEKPAEEKPAETQQTQAPTEKSAQPAPGPSPAQMAAKASWQGTLLAHLQKYKKYPASAQARGKEGMNRLRFVVDAEGNVLSFELVGASGTADLDRATLEMIRRAQPLPKPPADMLTNGSIEIVAPFVYSLEKRRR, from the coding sequence ATGATCACGACGCGCCATAAGCTGACGCGTTACGGCGGTAGCCTGGCAGTAGTGCTGGGCGTTCACGCACTGGCCATCGCGCTGGCGCTGAACTGGTCCGCCCGTCCGCCCATCGAATTGCCTCCCCAGGCAATGCTGGTCGAACTGGCACCGGTTCCTGCCCCACCACCGCCTGCTCCGCCGAAGGTCGTCACCCCGCCGCAGCCACCGACTCCGGTTGAAGAACTGCCGATACCCAAGCTCGCCGAAGCGCCGAAAGCTGAAATTGCCGTGCCCAAGCCCGTCAAGCCAAAGCCCAAGCCGCAGCCGCCCAAGCCGGTAGAGAAGAAACCCGAGCCGCCGAAGGAAAAACCGGCCGAAGAAAAACCGGCCGAAACCCAGCAGACTCAGGCACCGACGGAGAAATCCGCCCAGCCTGCGCCGGGCCCGTCGCCTGCTCAAATGGCGGCCAAGGCCAGCTGGCAAGGCACCTTGCTGGCGCATCTGCAGAAGTACAAAAAGTACCCTGCAAGTGCACAGGCACGGGGCAAGGAAGGCATGAACCGTCTGCGTTTCGTCGTGGATGCCGAAGGCAATGTGTTGTCGTTTGAGCTGGTAGGCGCCTCGGGCACTGCCGATCTGGACCGGGCCACCCTGGAAATGATCCGCCGCGCCCAACCGCTGCCCAAGCCACCGGCTGACATGCTGACCAACGGCTCCATCGAAATCGTTGCCCCGTTTGTGTATTCGCTGGAGAAACGCCGCCGGTAA
- a CDS encoding LysR substrate-binding domain-containing protein, whose product MTLTELRYIVTLAQEQHFGHAAERCHVSQPTLSVGVKKLEDELGVLIFERSKSAVRLTPVGEGIVAQAQKVLEQAQGIRELAQAGKNQLTAPLKVGAIYTVGPYLFPHLIPQLHRVAPQMPLYIEENFTHVLRDKLRNGELDAIIIALPFNEADVLTLQLYDEPFYVLMPAQHPWTQKESIDASLLNDKSLLLLGEGHCFRDQVLEACPTLAKGNDGAKHTTVESSSLETIRHMVASGLGISILPLSAVDSHHYAPGVIEVRPLSAPVPFRTVAIAWRASFPRPKAIEILADSIRLCSVAKPATQVAAG is encoded by the coding sequence ATGACCCTCACAGAATTACGCTACATCGTTACCCTCGCCCAAGAGCAGCACTTCGGCCACGCGGCCGAGCGTTGCCACGTCAGCCAGCCGACCCTGTCGGTGGGCGTGAAAAAGCTTGAAGACGAACTCGGTGTGCTGATTTTCGAGCGCAGCAAAAGCGCCGTGCGCCTGACGCCGGTCGGCGAAGGCATCGTGGCCCAGGCGCAAAAAGTGCTGGAGCAGGCCCAAGGCATCCGCGAACTGGCCCAGGCCGGCAAGAACCAACTGACCGCCCCACTCAAGGTCGGCGCGATCTACACCGTCGGGCCGTACCTGTTTCCGCACCTGATCCCACAACTGCACCGGGTCGCCCCGCAGATGCCGTTGTACATCGAAGAAAACTTCACCCATGTGCTGCGCGACAAGCTGCGCAACGGCGAACTCGACGCGATCATCATCGCCCTGCCGTTCAATGAAGCCGACGTGCTGACCCTGCAGCTCTACGACGAGCCGTTCTACGTGCTGATGCCGGCGCAGCACCCGTGGACTCAAAAGGAATCCATCGACGCCAGCCTGCTCAACGACAAGAGCCTGCTGCTGCTCGGCGAAGGCCACTGCTTCCGCGATCAGGTGCTGGAAGCCTGCCCGACCCTGGCCAAAGGCAACGACGGCGCCAAGCACACCACAGTGGAATCCAGTTCCCTGGAAACCATTCGCCACATGGTCGCCTCGGGCCTCGGGATTTCGATCCTGCCGTTGTCGGCGGTCGACAGCCATCACTACGCCCCCGGCGTGATCGAAGTGCGACCGTTGTCGGCACCCGTACCGTTCCGCACCGTGGCCATTGCCTGGCGCGCCAGCTTCCCGCGCCCGAAAGCGATTGAAATCCTCGCTGACTCCATTCGCCTGTGCTCGGTGGCCAAGCCAGCGACGCAAGTCGCTGCGGGCTAA